The genomic window AAGAAGAGCTGGCCACGCTGCTGCCCGAACTGGTGCTCTGGCTCCGTTCACGAGGGTTTACCCCTGTGCTTGACCCCGTAAGCGGAAACTATGCCCTGGAAAAGAACACCGTACCGCGGGCCGAGCTACCACGGGAGTCTCCCGAGCTGGTGATTGTACTGGGTGGCGACGGTACCCTGCTGGCCGCGGCCCGTGTCTTTGCCAAGACCAGCGTTCCCATTCTGAGCGTCAATCTGGGCTCGCTCGGCTTCCTGACCGAGGTCCGTCTCAGCGAGCTTTATTCCACCCTTCAGGGCTGGTGCGAAAACTGCTGCGCCATTGACACTCGGGTGCTCTTGCACAGTGAACTCTGGCGCGAAGGGCAGAAGCTGGCCGAACATGAAGCGCTAAACGACGTCGTTGTGGCCAAGGGCGCCATTGCACGCATGGTGAATTTCACCATCCGGCTGGACGGTCAACTGGTTGCGGCCTTCCGCGCCGATGGTGTCATTGTCTCCACTCCCACCGGCTCCACGGCATACTCCCTTGCTGCTAATGGACCGATTGTTGTGCCCAATGTAGACGCTCTCGTGGTCACCCCCGTCTGTCCGCATCTGCTCACCTTGCGTCCTCTTGTCGTTCGCGGAGACACCAATCTCAGTGTCTGTGTAGAAGGTGTTCCCGATCAGACCTATCTCACGGTCGATGGGCAGGAAGCCGTGCCCCTGCGTCTGGGGGATGAATTGCGCTGTCGTCGTTCTGAACACCATGTGCGCTTAGTGCGCATGGGATCTACGGGTTTCTTTGATGTCCTGCGCTCCAAGCTGAAATGGGGCGAGCGGTAGAGGGAAACCACCCAAGAATGTCTTCTGCGAGGTTGTACGCTGAAAAGGTGAAAACTCTACGCTTGACAGTTCCCCCCTCTGGCCTGGATTCCGGTCCGGCACTGGAGGCCGTTCAACGTGCTGCGGCCATCCTGCGCGCGGGCGGTACCGTTGCATTTCCTACGGAAACCGTCTATGGCCTGGGCGCCAATGCACTCGATGACCAGGCTGTGGCAAAAATTTTCGCCGCCAAGCAGCGGCCTTCCTGGGACCCGCTGATTGTGCATGTTTCTGATACAGAGATGCTGCAGCGTGTCGCCGCCGAGGTCCCACCCGCGGCCCAACGGTTGGCGGAACGCTTCTGGCCGGGTCCATTGACGCTGCTGCTCAGAAAAAAGGATCTGGTGCCGGATGCTGTCACCGCAGGCCGCCCAAAAGTCGGTGTGCGAATGCCTCAACACCCGGTAGCGCGCGCCCTGGTTCGCGCCGCGGCAGTGCCCATTGCGGCACCCAGCGCCAATCGCTTCGGACGCACCAGTCCGACCTGTGCAGCGCATGTGCTGGAAGACCTGGATGGGCGCATCGACGCCATCCTCGATGCAGGGGAAACCTGGCATGGCCTGGAATCTACCGTGCTCGATGCCTGCGAAACTCCCTGTGTACTTTACCGTCCCGGAATCATTTCCCTGGACCAGATCCGCGCCGCCGGCGTTGAGGCCATCGCTTTCCAAGAGCCGGCAAAACTTCATGAGGTGCCGCCGGAATCCCTTCCTTCCCCGGGTGTCGGACTGCGTCACTACGCTCCCAGAGCCACCTTGGTCCTGATCGAGGGGCAAGGAGAAACGCAGGCCCTGGCCTTGGAGCAGGCCCTGAGACAGGCAACAGCAGAGGGCCGCAAGGCCGGACTGATGCTACCCGACGACTTTGCGCCGCACATGGCCACTCTGGAAGCAGTGGTTTTCGCCTGGGGCTGCTGGCAGCGGCCAGAAGAACTGGCACGCCGTCTCTTCGCCGGGCTGCGCTTTCTCGACCATGCAGGGGCTGAAGTCATTCTCTGCCCCGTTCCTGCGGCAGAAGGAATCGGCATCGCCATACGGGACCGGCTGCGCAAAGCCGCATCGGGCAAATAAACTGAATACGATGAGTGAGCAAGCCATGAGCGATGCACTGATGGAATGTGTGCCGAATTTCTCGGAAGGACGCGACCTGCGCAAGGTCACTTCCATCATTTCATCCATGCATATCGAGGGGGTCCAGCTGCTGGACTGGTCCATGGATGAAGACCATAACCGCTCTGTGGTTACCATTGCCGGACCTCCCGCCGCTGTGATCGAGGCCGCCGTTCGCGCCGCCGGGCGTGCGGCTGAGCTGATTGATCTGACGGCGCAGGCAGGCGTGCATCCTCGCATGGGCGCCGCCGACGTTATTCCCTTTGTGCCCATCCGCAATCTTTCCCTCGAACAGTGCGCCCTGCTGGCCCGCCAGGCAGGTGCGGAGATCTGGAAACGGCACCATGTGCCGGTCTATTTTTACGAGGCAGCAGCCGCAAGGCCAGACCGCGCCCTTCTGGAAGATGTGCGCCGCGGGCAATTTGAGGGGCTGCGCGAAGCAGTGCGGAAAGACGTTTCCCGCCGCCCCGATGTCGGCGGCCCCGACCTCCATCCCACCGCCGGGGCATCCGCTGTAGGTGCCCGCCGCTATTTGATTGCCTACAACATCTATCTGGACACTGACCACGTAGCCACCGCCCGGGCCATTGCCAAAGAGGTCCGCGCCTCAAGCGGGGGCCTGTCCGGAGTCAAGGCCATGGGGGTCCTGGCCCATGGTCTGGCACAAATCTCCATGAATATCACAGACTTCCGGCAGACCTCCGTGGCCGATGCCTATGCCGCAGTCAAGCGACTGGCAGCCAGATATCGCACCCGCCCCGTGCGTGGCGAGCTGATCGGGCTTCTTCCCGAGGGGGCTTTTGAGCCAGAAAGCGAGTGGGTGCGTCAATTAGATGGGTTTCATCCTGAAGAGAAGATCCTGGAACGTCGCTTGCAGAACCCCTTGCAGTGGCCTTCGCAGGTCTAAAATAAAAGTTAGAGTTGGGCAATTGCTCTTCGGAAAGAACGGAGCAACTGTTCGCGGAGGTAGAGATTTGAAGCGTTTGTTCAGGGCAGTGCTGGTGGCCGCTCTTGGGACCATGTCCGGACTGCCGGTCCTGGCCGCACAACTGGGCGAAGATGCCCGCGCCGCCATCCCCAAAGACGTCCAGCAACTGATCGTCGTAGATTATCGCGCCATGCAGAATTCCGATGCGGCGATGAACCTCAAAGCGCGCATCCTTCCCCCCGAATTAAAAGACCTGGAACGTGCGCTCAATCAGTCAGGACTGAATGACAATCACGACATTGATGAGCTTGCCTTCGCGGCCTTCCGCACCAGCCCCAGCGTCGATTACACACGCATCATCGGTGTCGCCCAGGGACAGTTTTCCTTGCCAGACATCCTTGCCAGCTTTCGCAAGAAGAAGGTCAAACCGACCCGGGTTCGCGACAATTCTCTTTACCCCATGGGTGGCAGCGGTATGCTGGTTTGCTTCCTGAACCCGACAACCATGGTTTTTGGCTCCAGTGATTCCATCAAGTATGCCCTTGACGCCCGCGATGGGCTCTCTCCCAGCCTGCTCTCCAATGACGCAATGATGCAGCAGATGTCTGCCGTAGACAGCGAGCCAATCTGGAGCATTCTGGACCAAAAAGGTACCCAGATGATGATGCGTGGCGTCCTTGGAGATGCCTCCCAGCTGGCTGACTACGACACGGTCAAGAAGCGCCTCCTCGGTTCGCGGTACACCATGAACTTTAATAACGGCGTAAAGTTTGGCCTCGATGTCATCACACCAGACACCATTACGGCTGCAACACTCTCTTCCCTGCTCAACGCTGCCGCTTTGTATAAAAAAATGTCTGGGACCGCCGTGGAAAAGGCCGCCATCGATAGTACGAAGATTGATTCCAACTCCGGCGTCCTGCAGGTACGCTTTGCCACTTCAGACAGCCAGTTCGAATCGCTGCTGCAATCGCCACTCTTCCAGTCCGTAGTCCATTAGGGCGTAGAAAAACACAGGCCGGGGCAGTTTAAGGCATGCCCCGGTCCCGCTCTTTCTGATTGCTTTCCCTCGAAGGAAAAATCCCAAGATCGTAAAAAAAATCGTCAAAATCTTGATATCGGTGCCGGGAATTTCACCCTTTTTTGAAAGAATAGAAAGTGGGGTTTAGAAAAGTTTCCCTGGTGGGTCCCCTGCCCTCATTTTCCCATAAGTGGCTTTAGTTTCAAGAATTTACCAAGGTCTACTCTTTCAAATCACCGATTTTCAAGAATTTGCGTTACCGCACAAGACGGAACTATGTTTCTTTTCAAGAATTTACGATTTTTTACTGTCTCGTCCTGACTTCCACTTCCAAGCAACAAAGGCCAAATAGCCAAGCTGGATGAGCCAGGTGAATGCGTAAGCCAGGACCAGATGGCGATGAAACATAGGATTCACGAAACCACCTCCAGGGCGTGCAGTGCTTCTTGTTCTTCCTTGAGTTGGTCTCGATAAGCCACCGCATAACGAAAAGCAACCAGCAGCATTCCCCAGGCAAGCCATGCAGCCAGGTTCCACCAAACAGCAGGCATCATACTGGGGTCAATGCCCGAGTTGGGACCTCCGCCAAAAACCGGGGCCGGGTGCTGGGTCCTCCACCACCGTGTGGACATATAGACGATAGGAACGTCCACATATCCGAAGATGGCCATGATGGCTGCCAGCGTGCGCATCTGCGGGCCAGCAGCGAACCGACGCAACAGAAGGTAGGAAACGTAGATGAGATAAAGCACGAGGGTAGAGGTCAGGCGCTCGTCCCATGTCCACCAGATGCCCCAGACAGGACGTGCCCACAGAGGACCGGTAATCAGCACGACAGAGCAAAAGACCACGCCCACTTCAGCATTGGCGAGCGCAAAAGCATCGGCCTTGAGAGCGCGAGCAGGATGGTTGTTGCGCGAAGCCAAATAGACAATCGATGCGATGAAGCTCATGAAGAAAAACAAAAACGTCATCATCGCAGAGGGAAAGTGATAAAAGAAAATGCGAAAGATGTCGCCCTGGTCCTTGTCAGCAGGAACGACAAACATGGCAACGCGAAAGGCCTGAGCAAGCATGCCCAGCGTGACCACTGCCCAAAGCCATCGAAGCAGCTTCATTTCGGATCCTTGGTTTCAGTCTACCGCCATCAAGGCGCCCTGCGCGCTTCGGCTTCAGCCAGCCATCCGCGGCGCAGTTTTTCTGCTGGAATACTGGACATATACGGCTTGATATCCAGAATCGGTGTACCATCCAGCATATCGATGCCGCGCACGATCAGGTCTGCATTCTCCCGGCGCAGCAGCTCCACGACAGTAAGGCCAATCGGATTCGGACGGCGCGGCGAGCGCGTAGCGAAAACGCCATGCGGGCGCTCCTCAAAGGGCGAGGAGCCCAACAGGTCATAATCGTGGGAACGATCGAACTCCCAAATAACAAACAAGTGAGAGAAGCCCTCGATGTCAGTCAAGCCCAGCTCAAAATCGCGGAGGATCCTGAGCACCCCTTCGGCATCGTGCCGAGTGTTGAGTCCTTTGGGAATCTCTGAGGTATTTTTATAGGGACTGCTCACATACCCTATGGGTCTGGGAGTAAACATCGCGTCAAGACTCCTTACTCGGCCCCTTCCCCAGGTCTTGTGGGTTCAATCTGCAGTGCGTTATTGAACCGATTGAAATAATTGAAAAGGCCGATTGCACACATGAGCTCAACGATTTCGCCTTCGTCAAAGTGTGAGCGCAGATCATCGAAAAGCTCGTCGGAGAGATGATTGGAATCCAGTGTCATCTGCTCGGCCAGGCGTAAGGCTGCCTTTTCTGCCGAGGTAAAATCGCTGCGGTCTTCAAATTCTGCAAGGTGGTCTAACTGCTCTCGGGACCATCCCAGTTTTTGCGCAATCTGTGTATGTGAGCCGAGACAATATTCGCATTCGTTCAACTGCGATGTCCGTACGATGACCAGTTCCTTAAGTTTGAGCGGTACAGTCCCCGTTTGCAGAACGGCCTCAAAGTGGGCAATCATCGTCTCAAAAATTTGCGGACGGTGCGCCATGGTTCGGAACATATTCGGTACATTGCCGCGGGTGCGCATGTAGCGGTCATAGATGACGGCAACAGAATCCGGGACCTCTTTGCGGCTTTTGCGTGAGATACGTGGCGCGGTCTTCAACATGGATAGGAGTTCTCCTGAACAGATAAGACTAACGAATTGTAGTGAGACATGTCATATGCCGAACCAGAACGTCGACTTCGGTGACGCGGAAAGAATTTTGACGCGCACGGATTGATTTGATATAAAAACTTCAGGCAGGAACACCTGCCTCTCCGCAGACACTCCTCAGTAGCTCAATGGCAGAGCATTCGGCTGTTAACCGAAGGGTTGTAGGTTCGAGTCCTACCTGAGGAGCCAATTAAATCAAGCACTTACAAGCACCCTTCCTTCAGAGCTTGGTCCAAGTTGGGACAGTTGCTCAGCACCCCTTGAACTGCCGTCCCTCCGCGAAGATCCTTCTGTCCCTTCTTTCATTTCATTACCATTCGGCAAAAGCGCCGGTTTCCACGCCGACAGGATCTCCTTGGTCCGCGCGTTCATCGCGTCCAAAACGCTGGCCTCGATGGACTGCATGTACACATCGCCGGTCGTTTTGATGCTCGCGTGGCGTAAGGCCCCTTGAGCGTCTTTGAGCGTGCCGTAGTGCTGCAGATCCGTTCCCATCGTCCGCCGCATCACCTGGAAGGTGACGAGGTGATCCGGGATGCCCAGCCTGCGTGCGATCGGGCGAATCCGGCAGCGCAGGAAGTTCTTGCCCAGGTGCGGCACCGTCTGGCCCTTCCGTCTTCCGCGCCCGAAGGTCGAAAACATCAACGCCTCCGGCGAGGGATCAGGACATGCCCGCCGCCACGCCTCGATGACCGGACGCACCGCCTCCGGCACGCCGATGGGAGCCTGGCTGGCGCGCGTCTTGAAGCGGCCAGGATAAAACTCCCCCTCGAAGACGGTTCCGTACGGAACCAGCGTCGTTCCCGTCCAGGACTTCCACTGCAAGCCCAGCACCTCGCTCGAACGAGGACCGCAGAAGATGCCGATGCACATCAGACACAGATCGTGCAGGTCTTGAATGCTGGCGACGAGCGCGAGAATCTGCTCCTGCGTCATCAGCGGCTTTTCGACCGGCTTGGTCTGCGGCATCGTCACGTCTTCTCCAATATCCTCGGCCAGGAACTTCTGCTTCTTGGCCATATGCAAAATCGAGCGCATGTTGGTGTAGCAGTGGTGAACGACCGAATGCGAGAACTTCGCAGCCAGGTTGTTCAGCCAGACCTGAATCTCGAAGGTCCCCATCTTTTCCAGCGGTACCCGGCCAAATTGCCCGATGAGATAATGATGAATCTCATAGGTATTGATCTTCCGGTACGCAGGACTCCATGAGCCTTGCCGCATCGGAAGATACCGTTCCTCGACAAACCAGCGGAAGGTAACGGACTCGGTTGCGACGGCGCTGGAGTCTTTTGCTGGAACTCCGGTCTCCTTGAGAATGAGCGCGTGCAACATCTGCTCGGCTTTCCACTTCGGCGTGTTGGCCTTCGGGCAGAGCGGAACGTTGCGCCGCTTGCCGACCTCCTTTCCCTCTTCATTGCGCAGATACGTGGTGTACCTGCCGTACCACATCTTCACCTTCCGCCCTCGCAGGTAGACGGTGCCTTTCTGATACTTCATTGCCATGGCTGTTCTCCTTGTAGCCTGGCGTCGAACCCTGATCGTGGAGAACAATTCCTTCATACACCATGCGGGTTCCCGCGGGAAGCGGCTATGTGCCAAGTTCCTGCATGAAGAGATCGACATCGGCGCGGCGGTAGCGCATCATCATGCCGAGTTTCACACCACGGATCTTTGGCGAGCGGCGCGTGGTATGGTCCCGCACCCAGCGCTCAGAGACGCCGAGCCTTTCAGCGACCTGCCGCGCATTCAGTAGCCGATCTTCGTCACGCTCGGAAAGGTCGCGCGCTGGAATCGCCTCATCCTTGAGCGTCGTTTGCTGAACGGAAGAAACGTCCCCAGTGGAGAACTCCATCAGATTGGGCGGCAGGGGAAATCTGCAAGGTGGGAGTTTTTCCTGCTGCTCGCAGTGCGAACGGTTGCCGGTAGTGGCTATGGTCATGGCGCACCTCAGGGGGAATTGTGTGCATCTTGCTCATGCAGGACACCGGCAGCGGGGGCTGACCTTTGCCGCCGACGGCCAGCGTTTTCCCCAGCCTGCGGCGAAGACGCCATTCTGTCCAATACGTTTTATTGATCGGGTGATCGCTGGCAGTTATCACCTCAGTTGGAGTCAACCGCTAAATCCGATACGAACATTACGCAAGTAACCCACAAAACGTACACCTGTGGAAAAACAGTGTTTTAATAAGTAACCAAGGAATTTTGCCGTACCTCAAGAATTCGAAAGCCCCAGAGTAGTTCATGCGTTTTTTGTTTCTGGCTCTCTCACTCTAATCCCCGGGAGTGGGCACAATGAACGACTGGGTTGAATTCAGACATTTCAAGTATCTGCTGGCGATTGTGGAGCACAAGGGCTTTCGCGCAGCCGCTGAATCCCTGCACACAGCTCAGCCAAACCTCAGCGCTCAGGCCAGGCACTTTCAGGAAATCGCTGGCGTGCATCTGTTTCGGCGATCCAGTGACGGCCGCATTCAGATCACAGATACAGGCGTCGCTTTTGAAGCAATCGCGCGCAATGTGCTGCAAGCGCGCGATGAAGCTCTTGCCGCGCTTGTCGCCATCGAGAGAGGTGAGATTCACTCACTTCGCCTCGGCTGTGGTCTTTGCGTAAGCCCGGAGCTATTTCATCTGGCCTGCGAGGCACACAAGAAACTGATTCCTGGTTGCCAAATTTGGCCGGTACACAACGATTCCGTGCGCCTTGTGCAGGAAGTCATTTCCGGCGACATCGATGCCGCGCTTGTCACCTTGCCCGTGAGCGATGACCGTCTTCAGATCGAGGAGATCTGGCGCAACCGGTTAATGGTCTGCCTCCGCGCCAACCACCCGCTCGCTGCGCTTCCGGCATTGCAGCCGGAGCATTTGCAGGAGAATCTTTCTGTGCTGATCGATCCGCAACGGCATCCTGACGCCCATGCGGTGCTGCTGAAATTCCTGGAAGCGGCCGGTGTACACTTGCGCGAATATTCGCGAGTCTCCCACCCGCATGAACTGCAAGAACTGGTCAAAGAGGGGTATGGCTTCGCCCTTGTCTGCGAAGGCACTGTGCACGATGCGGAACTGACGACACGGCCGGTCGCCGGAATGGACTGGGCACTGCGAACCGCATTCGCCTACAACAAGCAGAGCCATCCCAAGACGATTCCCGTGCTCCTGCGGTGCCTGAAGAAGCAACTAGGAGTCTTTCGAGCATAGATTATGACGGAGCCTATCGCGTGGGCGACGGATGAGCAGCAGCTTCGGTCATTGTGCACCGGTCGATTGCTCAAAACCGTATCCGCGCGGCGATCTGCATCAGCCGCGGCGGCATGGCGCTGACTGCCTGCCCAAAGGTTCCGCTCGAGATGTTACCCTCAACCGAAGCCGGCCCGAAAAACTGCGCGTGGTTGAGGACGTTAAACGCCTCGGCGCGCAACTCAAGGCTGCGATCATCGCCCAGAAAAAACCTGCGCGCCAGCGTCGCGTCGAGATCTTCCATGCCTGGACCGGAGAAAAAACGCCGCCGCGCATTGCCCATCGTGCCCAGCGCGGGCAGGCCGAACTGACTGGCGTCGAAGACGGGAACTCCGCCACGAGGATTGGTGTGGATGTGAAGGGATTGGCCGCTCCAGTTCGGCGTATCGACGCCGTTGTCGTTGATGCCGTTGGGAATCGTGCCCAGCAGAGAGGTGTCGTTGTTGTTGAGCAGCGTAATCGGCAGGCCGGTGGTCAAGCGTGCGATGCCGGCAAACTCCACTCCATGCAGCGGATTCTTCGCCGAGCGCACGGGAAAAAGGTAGTCAAACGAGGCCACGAAGTTATGCCGCATGTCAAAGGCAGAGAGTCCGCGGCTCAGCGAGGGATTGACCGGGTTGACCGGTTCAGGCAACCCCGCCGATTGATCGATCGACTTTGCGTAGGTGTAGCTGGCCAGCAGATCGAAGCCATGCGTGCGATGGTTGAGCGTGGCGTCGAGGGCGTTATAACTGGAGTTGGCGATGGTCCGCTGCAACTCGACGCTGCCAAAGCTGGGACCGAAGACGGTGCGGGCCAACTGCTCATTGAACGGCCCGCAGGCGGAACCGAGGCTGAGGCAGAGGGCTGGATTGGCGGGATTGGCCTCCTCAAGCACGAGCAGATGATGCGCCGATGCGCCGGTGTAGCTAAGGGTGACAAGCGTAGCCGCACCCAGTTGCCGCTCGAAGCTGGTCATCCAGTGCTGCGCGTAAGGCGTCACGTCGTTCGGCGCAACGGCAGGAATGCCGACCAGCGGTTCGAACTGGCTCCAATCGACGCTCGCATTCGGATGAGCGCGGCTGGCTCCGAAGGGCACGCGCTGCAAAGGGAAGGGCTGGACAACGCTTGCGTTCGTCGCCGCCACGGTGAAAGGCTCGGCAAACAGCGGCGGTGCGGCTGAGGTATACGTGTAGCCATACGGCGGATTGGCGCTCATGATGCCCGCCGAGAGCCCTTCGTAAGCGGTGTAATAAAGTCCGTAGCCAAGGCGAAGGCTGGTGCTGCCTGCGTTGCCAAGAAGTTTGTCCAGAAGGTTGCTGCCCGCAGCGCCGGCGGGAGAATACGCAATGCCGATGCGCGGCGAGAAGTTGTCGCGTGGCGGCGCCAGCGAGCGGGGAATGCCCGGATCGCCCGGAAAGACCAGACCCCGTGGCGCTCCGGGAAAGACCTGCGACTGCTCACCAGCCACCAGCGTTTGCAGTTGGTTGTACTTCTCAAGCCAGGGCCGGATGCGATCCCAGCGCACTCCGTAGTTAACGATCAGATGGTCGGTTGCTCGCCAGCTATCCTGCGCGAAGGCCGCCATGTACAGATTGCGGTTATAGAAGCTGCCGGCCTGGCCCTGCGTATAGCTCGAAGCTACGCCCAGCAGGAAATCGGCGAAATCCACACCCGTCTCCGTTCCGTTGAAGGCGAAGCTGCCGTTGAAGATGACGTCGGGATGAGTGTTGATCTGATCGATCTGCATCTCGCCGCCAAACTTCAGTCCGTGACGACCGACGATGCGCGAGAATTTGTCCATCGCTTCGTAGATGTTTTCAACCTGCACGAGAGCCGTGGTGTCCACACCGAGGGTGTAGTCATTGAAGGCGATATTTTCCACGCCTTCTGTCGAAGGCTGGAGCGGAACGATGCCGCTGAAGCCCTGTGCGGCAAGCGACGGGCCGACGCCGCCGCGCGGCTGGCCCACGGAGTTCGCATTACGCATGAAGCTCAGTTGCGCCTCGTTGAGCATTGAGGCGCCGAAGGTCGCCGTGTGCTGAACGGTAAAAAGCTGCGCCAGCCCATTCGAGGTCGCGTCGAAGCCCGGCACGCTGGCTCCGCCCGTTCCCGTGGGATACGGATTGTCGAGCGAGTAACTGTCGAGAAAATAGTAGCCCGTCAGCGTTCCGTGGCCGTGGCTCCAGTCGGCGCGCAAGCTGCCCTTGTTGTCCTCAAGTGTCTCGGCAGCGCTCGCCGTCTCAAAGACCGCCGAGCCCGCATTCGGCGGCGGAATCGCGGCCAGCAAGGCTTTTGCCGGAGTCGACCAGATGGATTGCGGAATCCGACCGGTGGGAAAGACCTGCGCATACGGCTCGCCGGGCGTGACCGTCTCGCCCAGCAAGGACGAAAGATGCGCCGCCCAGGCGCTGCCGTTCACGCTGCCGGTGAGCGGCGCCTGGCTGAAGTCGCCGCGCCGTTCGGCTGCCGATGGCACGGAGATATCCCCCGTGTCGATCCCCTCGGTCAGCCGCGTGCCCTGGTAGTCGCCAAAGAGGGCCAGGTTTTTGTGAAACGGCGTGCCGCCCAGCGTCGCGCCAAACTGATTCTGCCGGTAGGCCGCGCGGAGCGAGGAAAAATAATTGCGCGCATCCAGATCCGTATTGCGCAGGAAATCAAAGGCGTCGCCATGCCACTGCGGGGTTCCGGATTTGGTGGTCACCATCACCTCGCCGCCGCTGGAGTTGCCGTACTCGGCGTCAAAGTTCGAGGTCAGCACGCGAAAACTTGCGATCGAATCGAGGTCGGGCATGATCGACGTCCCCATGTTCACGTCCTCTTCGGCATCGGCCCCGTTGACGCGAAAACCATTCGAGTCTTCCCGCTGGCCACTGATGGAGAGCGTGCCCGGATTGGCGTTGCCGGAGGGCGGCGTCGACGCCACGCCGGTCATAATCACCGCGCCCGGTTGCGCGGTGTTCACCGGCACAATTCCCGGCTCGACGGCCATCAAATCGGTAAAGTTGCGTCCGTTCAGCGGAACGGCCTCCATCTTCTTCGATTCGAGCGTCTCGCCGAGTTGTGTGCTGGTGGTCTCCGCCGTCAGAGCATCGGCCGTCACCTCAACCGTCTCCGCGCCGCCGCCAGCCACCAGCGTCACATCCAGATGGGCTTGGGGGGCGGCATCGCTGACGGCCGTCTCACCGCGATACGCCGCAAATCGGGCGGCCTTCACCGCGACATGGTAGACGCCGGCCAAAGGAACCGCGAGCTGGAAGCTGCCCTGCGCGTCGGTTGTCCCGATCAACGGAGCTGCGGTGCTGTCCGGTTGCAGCGTAACCTCCGCGCCGGG from Pseudacidobacterium ailaaui includes these protein-coding regions:
- the ftcD gene encoding glutamate formimidoyltransferase codes for the protein MSEQAMSDALMECVPNFSEGRDLRKVTSIISSMHIEGVQLLDWSMDEDHNRSVVTIAGPPAAVIEAAVRAAGRAAELIDLTAQAGVHPRMGAADVIPFVPIRNLSLEQCALLARQAGAEIWKRHHVPVYFYEAAAARPDRALLEDVRRGQFEGLREAVRKDVSRRPDVGGPDLHPTAGASAVGARRYLIAYNIYLDTDHVATARAIAKEVRASSGGLSGVKAMGVLAHGLAQISMNITDFRQTSVADAYAAVKRLAARYRTRPVRGELIGLLPEGAFEPESEWVRQLDGFHPEEKILERRLQNPLQWPSQV
- a CDS encoding NAD(+)/NADH kinase, with product MRRIAIISKPQKEELATLLPELVLWLRSRGFTPVLDPVSGNYALEKNTVPRAELPRESPELVIVLGGDGTLLAAARVFAKTSVPILSVNLGSLGFLTEVRLSELYSTLQGWCENCCAIDTRVLLHSELWREGQKLAEHEALNDVVVAKGAIARMVNFTIRLDGQLVAAFRADGVIVSTPTGSTAYSLAANGPIVVPNVDALVVTPVCPHLLTLRPLVVRGDTNLSVCVEGVPDQTYLTVDGQEAVPLRLGDELRCRRSEHHVRLVRMGSTGFFDVLRSKLKWGER
- a CDS encoding L-threonylcarbamoyladenylate synthase, translating into MKTLRLTVPPSGLDSGPALEAVQRAAAILRAGGTVAFPTETVYGLGANALDDQAVAKIFAAKQRPSWDPLIVHVSDTEMLQRVAAEVPPAAQRLAERFWPGPLTLLLRKKDLVPDAVTAGRPKVGVRMPQHPVARALVRAAAVPIAAPSANRFGRTSPTCAAHVLEDLDGRIDAILDAGETWHGLESTVLDACETPCVLYRPGIISLDQIRAAGVEAIAFQEPAKLHEVPPESLPSPGVGLRHYAPRATLVLIEGQGETQALALEQALRQATAEGRKAGLMLPDDFAPHMATLEAVVFAWGCWQRPEELARRLFAGLRFLDHAGAEVILCPVPAAEGIGIAIRDRLRKAASGK
- a CDS encoding LysR family transcriptional regulator is translated as MNDWVEFRHFKYLLAIVEHKGFRAAAESLHTAQPNLSAQARHFQEIAGVHLFRRSSDGRIQITDTGVAFEAIARNVLQARDEALAALVAIERGEIHSLRLGCGLCVSPELFHLACEAHKKLIPGCQIWPVHNDSVRLVQEVISGDIDAALVTLPVSDDRLQIEEIWRNRLMVCLRANHPLAALPALQPEHLQENLSVLIDPQRHPDAHAVLLKFLEAAGVHLREYSRVSHPHELQELVKEGYGFALVCEGTVHDAELTTRPVAGMDWALRTAFAYNKQSHPKTIPVLLRCLKKQLGVFRA
- a CDS encoding tyrosine-type recombinase/integrase; this translates as MKELFSTIRVRRQATRRTAMAMKYQKGTVYLRGRKVKMWYGRYTTYLRNEEGKEVGKRRNVPLCPKANTPKWKAEQMLHALILKETGVPAKDSSAVATESVTFRWFVEERYLPMRQGSWSPAYRKINTYEIHHYLIGQFGRVPLEKMGTFEIQVWLNNLAAKFSHSVVHHCYTNMRSILHMAKKQKFLAEDIGEDVTMPQTKPVEKPLMTQEQILALVASIQDLHDLCLMCIGIFCGPRSSEVLGLQWKSWTGTTLVPYGTVFEGEFYPGRFKTRASQAPIGVPEAVRPVIEAWRRACPDPSPEALMFSTFGRGRRKGQTVPHLGKNFLRCRIRPIARRLGIPDHLVTFQVMRRTMGTDLQHYGTLKDAQGALRHASIKTTGDVYMQSIEASVLDAMNARTKEILSAWKPALLPNGNEMKEGTEGSSRRDGSSRGAEQLSQLGPSSEGRVLVSA
- a CDS encoding cytochrome c biogenesis protein, with protein sequence MKLLRWLWAVVTLGMLAQAFRVAMFVVPADKDQGDIFRIFFYHFPSAMMTFLFFFMSFIASIVYLASRNNHPARALKADAFALANAEVGVVFCSVVLITGPLWARPVWGIWWTWDERLTSTLVLYLIYVSYLLLRRFAAGPQMRTLAAIMAIFGYVDVPIVYMSTRWWRTQHPAPVFGGGPNSGIDPSMMPAVWWNLAAWLAWGMLLVAFRYAVAYRDQLKEEQEALHALEVVS
- a CDS encoding helix-turn-helix domain-containing protein, with protein sequence MTIATTGNRSHCEQQEKLPPCRFPLPPNLMEFSTGDVSSVQQTTLKDEAIPARDLSERDEDRLLNARQVAERLGVSERWVRDHTTRRSPKIRGVKLGMMMRYRRADVDLFMQELGT
- a CDS encoding carboxymuconolactone decarboxylase family protein codes for the protein MLKTAPRISRKSRKEVPDSVAVIYDRYMRTRGNVPNMFRTMAHRPQIFETMIAHFEAVLQTGTVPLKLKELVIVRTSQLNECEYCLGSHTQIAQKLGWSREQLDHLAEFEDRSDFTSAEKAALRLAEQMTLDSNHLSDELFDDLRSHFDEGEIVELMCAIGLFNYFNRFNNALQIEPTRPGEGAE
- the tsaA gene encoding tRNA (N6-threonylcarbamoyladenosine(37)-N6)-methyltransferase TrmO, whose product is MFTPRPIGYVSSPYKNTSEIPKGLNTRHDAEGVLRILRDFELGLTDIEGFSHLFVIWEFDRSHDYDLLGSSPFEERPHGVFATRSPRRPNPIGLTVVELLRRENADLIVRGIDMLDGTPILDIKPYMSSIPAEKLRRGWLAEAEARRAP